One Nocardiopsis gilva YIM 90087 genomic window, AGGCCCGGCCGATTCGGAGGTCTTCGGCCGCCTGCCGGAGCACGAGGAGCTCCAGGCGGCCGAGCCACCGGGTGTCGAGCAGTCGCGAATACCGTCGCAGTCGTTCTTCACTGCCGTCGCCGAGTGGCGCGAGACGCAGCTCCATGACATCGTGCAGCTCCCCCCAGACCGCGTCGTCCTGGGAAGCGTCGAATTCCGTGTACCACGTCAGCATGTCGGACGACACGTGGGTCAGGTACGGTCCGAGCATCAGGAAGGTACGCGCGGCCGTTCCATTGGCGCGCAACGCTGCGGCGCGTAGCAGACTCGATGTCACACCCTCGAATGCGAGGGTGATCCGATAGGGATCGGTGACCGCGGCAGAGCCCTTGAACGGGTTCGCCTTGATCTCGAATCCGATGCATTCACCGACGTTCACGTCATCTCCGCGTTCGAGTTCGAGGTGGGTCGATCCCTCTCCCCTCCATGTGTAGTCATGCCGGACCCGGATGACGTCCACCAGTCCGTGCCATTCGTGGTCGACGATTCCCCGCCACTGGTTGGCCACCACACGCCAGTCCTTCCACGGGTTCTGGGAATCCGGGAAGAGCTCGGCGGCGGCGATCTTCGTTCCGCCGAGAACGAGAAGCAGGACGAGGTTGGCCGTGTAGGTCGACTGCCGGGTGACGATGGGCAGGCGGACCGGCGCGTAGTCGGTAAACGACCGATTGGGCTGGGGGAACGGCGCCTCATGGAAGAGTTCGAGGAGGAGTGAGCGGTACTCCGTCCGCTCCTCGGGCTCCTGCGCGAACCGCCGCTCGAAGATGTCGCCGAGGAATTCGACGATCGCCTGGCGGCCGGAGAGTGCGGCGAACGAGGTGATCGCGTACAGCAGGCCATCGTCCAGCGGAGTGGAGAAGCGGCGGCGCCGGGCGTTGGCCCGATCGATGACGAGATCGTGCAGCGTCGCCGTGACATGCCGTGCGACCAGAAACTCACCGAAAGTGGAGTGCAGGAATTCGTAGACGCTGTCGGTGCGGGCGTCGCGCTGGGCCTGGGATTCGTGCACGAAGAAGAAGCGCCCGAAGACCTGGTGCGCGTCGCTGACCGAACCGCTCAGGTCGGTACCGCGCGCATCCACATGCATCTCGGGGATGAGAACCGACAGGTCGGAGTTGAGTTCATCTGCTGTCACCGTCTGCCGACGGCGGGTGAACATCGCCACGGCCACGATCTCCAGCCGACGCAGTTCGAGGTCGACCGCGTGCTCCATACCGCCATCGTCGAGATGCGGCTGATGCTTCCGCACTTCACGGCGGGCGAAGGACGTGAGGAGCTGTTCATAGAGTTCGCCCTTGGACCCCGCGCCTGCCTCTACGCGTCCGGGTGGGGTCGGGCCGCCGCCCGATGAGTACGGGTTGCCGGGGGCAATCTGGTCTCTGGAACTACTGGCGGGTGGCGGGACTGACGATCCGGAATAAGCACGTCCGTCGGACATGGCCGCACCCTCGGTATCCGTCCGCTGGAGCGCGTTCTCGTCGGCGTCATAGATCAGCAGCATCATGAGCAGAAGCGGCTGCTCGGCGAGATCCCGGTAGCGGAGCACCGTCTGGGCCGACAGGCGCCGCAGTCCGCGGCGCTCCAGCGCGTCCTGGTTCGCGTGGTTCCAGACCTCGATCATCCGGTCGATCTGATGGTCGTCGAACGGTTCCAACCGCACGATGAGCGACCCGTCGGGAATTCGCGCCCGGTTGGCGACCGCCGTGCGCGTGGTCACGATGACGGCGGTGGGGCGGTCGAGCTCCGCCTCGCGTTCCTGGAACAGGCGGACCTGTTCCAGATAGTCGGACTGGCTGGCGCCGGTGGCCTGCAGCAGTTCGTCGAATCCGTCCAGGATGACCACCGGTAGCGCGTCACCCGCGGAACGGACCAGGTCGGGCCAGGACACGCGCTCGCCGATCGTCGCGTAGATGCCCTCCTCGATCTGGTCCTGAAGCGGGGCGTCAGCCGTCACGGAGCGCAGCTCCACGAGGACCGGCAGGAAGTCGGCGGCCGGGAGCCGGGCGGCCAGTACCTGGGTGAGCTTGGACTTGCCGGAACCCGGTTGGCCGAGGACGACGATCGGGTGGGTGACCGCCGATGGGCCGGTCAGGGTACCGGCGATCACGCCCTGCAGATCGTCGATGACGGGGTGGTCGTTGACCCACTCCTCGGTGGACGGCTGGCTGTTCGCCACGGCCCGCCCCACGCGCCCGCGTGGGTTGATGTAGGCCTTGCCGAGGCTGGGCAGGGTGAAGTCGGCAGGGGCGTCGTCGGCGGCCAGCACCGGACGCTCCAACGCCTTGGCGTAGCGGCGGGAGAGCGCGGCGCACTGCTTGCCGGGTGTGGCTCCCGTCGTCATGTCGGCGAGCAGGTCGCGCAGCCCGGCCAGGCCGGTGTCCAGGCGGGCTCGGGTGCGCTGATGCTCCCGCATCATGCTCCACACACCGAATTCGGGCACGTCCACCGCGAGCTGTCGGTAGCCCTCGGCATAGCGGCGCAGAGCACGCCCGGGGACGCACGTATGCAGGATCCTCGCGAGACGGCCCTTATCGGTCGTCGATAGCGCCTCCCAACAGGCGAGCCCGGTGAGGAACTGGTACAGGGCCGATCGGAGGCTCAGATCGTAGAACTCCTCCAACAGAAGCTGATTGATCTCGAACTCGCCGTGCGCCTCGGGGAATGGCACGTGCTGGCCATCCAGTAGGTCCTCCGAGACTCCGGCCAGCCGCACTTGCTCGTCTGCAGTCAGTTCCAGGTCGTTCAGAGTGAGCGGAGAGTCCTGTTCCGCGAGGCATTCCTCCACCGCCTCGAAGTAGGCGACGATCACCAGGACGGTGTGTGCCGCTGTGATGCGCTGTGTGCGGTCCAGCCTCCCGACGCCGTTAATGCGCTCCCGAACCGACGTCAGCAGTTTGCGGCCGTGTTTGACGACCGCGCCTCCGGCGCCGAAGAGATCCGGGATGCCGACCACACTCAGTGCTCCGTCGGCGGCCTGTTCGGCGAAGTCCAGGACGGCGGAGTCGTCCTTGCCCAGGATCTTCAGTGCGTCGGCGTAGCTGAGCCTTTTCGCCATCGAGGATGGGCCTCTCACATGGTCCGTTTGGGGCGGCGCGCCCTATTCAAGTACGGGGAGCGCCGGAGCCTCAAATCCGCTCCCTTCATGACCACTATGAGAGGATGCTCCGACAATCGAGCCATCACACCGGAGGACCACAGTGCCGTCGCCCATCCGCAAGGTGACCATCGACTGTGCCGACCCCTATGAGCTTGCGAAATTCTGGAGCCAGGTGATCGGCGAGCCGCTTCACCCGGAATGTGAATCCGGGGACGAGGAAGCGTTCATCGAGACCCCGGACGGGCAACCGGGGTTGCTGTTTTTGCGCGTGCCAGAAGGTAAGACGGTGAAGAACCGAATCCACCTCGACCTCGGGCCCAACGGCAACACCCGGGACGGCGAGATGGCGCGGATCCTTGGGATCGGCGCCACGTTCTTGTCCGATTTCCGGACGGATGACGGCAAGGGTTTCGTGGTCCTGACCGATCCCGAGGGCAACGAGTTCTGCATCGAGCGCAGCGACGAGGAACTCGCCGCCGCGGGCGACAGCGGAGACTACGAGTTCAAGCGGACCCGGAGGGCGGAGGGGCCTGCTGCCTGTGCCATGTCAAAAGCCCCCGGCCGCGACCGGTAGGAGGCCCAGGGGGCATCAGGGGGTAGTGGAGGGAGGACAGCTACAGGCGGTCGGCACGAACCCCGGACTCCGCTACGGACAGGTGATCCGCCGTGACCGGGTACCTGATCAATGCCAGTGAGGAGCTCCGGCGCCTCCGCGAGGACTTCCCCGACTTCCTGATCCGCCTGATCTTCCAGGAGCACGGTGCCTCCACTTTCGTCGCCGTCCGCAAGGACACCGCGGGCCGCGGCCCCGTCCTGCTGACGGCGCCCGACACCGACGCCCAGCGCCGTGAACTCGATCGGGTCGTCCGCTGACGCTGCGGACCAGCGGACATCCCGGCCGTCCCCCGGCGTGCCACGACGGGCGTCGTCGGCACGCCCCTCTCCATCAGTGCGGACCGCGGTCGGTGGTGCGCTCCCGTCCTCTCCGCCGGAACGCCGGGTATGCCCAGGTACGCGGGGCCCGGTTCACTCCTGTTGCGCTGCGACGGCTCGCAGGAGCAGGGGGAAGAACTGCCGCTCCAGCTCGCCTGCGGGCAGGGCGTCGGGTTCCACGAGGGACTGCAGGATCCCGCCTTCCCGGACCGCGATGGCGAGCCGTGCCACCAGTTCCAGGTCGACCTGCGGCTGGATGCCCATGTGCCGGAACAGCAGCTCGAGCAGCCGTACGATCCCAGCGCGCACCTCGGCCTCGTACTGCGCCAGTCGGGCGGCGGTCTCCGGGGCGCGCGCGGCGAGTAGAGAGAACTCGGTCGAGACCAGCTGCCATCTGCGCTCGGCGGGCGCCTGCGCGCCAGCCCACTCGGCCAGCTCCATGACTGGATCCGCGGCGTTCTCCGCCCGGGTCACGGCTTCGGCCAGCCCTTCGAGTGTCTGCTGGCTGTGCCGGTCGAACAGGGCCAGGAACAGTTCTTCCTTGCTGGTGAAGTTGGAGTAGAACGCGCCCCGGGTGTAGCCCGCGCGGTCGCAGATCTCCTCGATGGAGGCGCCGTAGAAGCTGCGGTCCGCGAAGACCTCGAGGGCAGCGTCGAGCAGCTTGGCCAGCGTCCGCGGACGGCGCTTCGTGGGGCCCTTGGGCACCGGTTCCCCCTGCTGGTCGGCACGTTGACTTCCGCAACCGCCCATCATACGAGACCGTATCCGATGTGCTGCTGTATCCGGTTGAACGGCGATAGTCCGCGCCCTGGGACCGTTCGCCCGCGCCGACCCGGCACACCTCACTGTGATGTGGGCCACCCATACTGGCGCGTCCGGGTGATCGAGCATACAGTGTTGTATCCGATGCAGTTATGCATCCTTTCGATGCGGGGGCGGAGATGAGCAGGTCAGGAGCTGGGGTTGCCCTGGTGACCGGTGCGTCGTCGGGGATTGGGCGCGCGACCGCCGCCCTCCTGGCCGAGCGGGGCTACCGGGTGCTGGGTACCTGCCGGGATCCGGAAAGCCTGCGCGTCGACCAGCAGGTACCGGGAGTGCGCTACCTCCCCCTGGACCTCACCGACCCGGACAGCGTGGCGAGCTGCGCGGAACGCGCCGGCGCGGTCGATGTGCTGGTCAACAACGCCGGCCAGAGTCAGCTCGCCCCCTTCGAGGAACTGCCGCCGGCGGTCTTGGAGCAGCAGTTCGCGTCCAACGTGCTCGGTCCGGTCCGGCTCACGCAGCTGCTGCTGCCGGGGATGCGCGAGCGGGGGTACGGGCGGGTGGTGATGGTGGGCTCGATGCAGGCGAGCTTCCCGATGGCCTTCCGCTCCAGCTATGTCGCATCGAAGGCGGCGCTGAAGGGATTCGCCCTCGCCGCCCGCAAGGAGCTCGAACCGTTCGGCGTGGCCTGCACCGTGGTCGAGCCGGGGCAGATCAACACCGGCATCAGTTCCCGCCGCGACCGCTTCATCGCCGACCCTTCCCCCTACGCTGACCGCTATTTCCGGGTCGCGGAGTCGCTGGATGCCGGTGAGGCCGCCGGAACACCGCCGGCCAGGGTCGCCCAGACGATCGTGAAGGCCGTCGAGGCGCGGCAGCCGAAGCCGCTCTACGCCGTCGGCAGCAACGCGCCCCTCGTTTTCGCGCTGCAGCGGCTGCTGCCGCGGCGGACGGCCGAGCGGCTGGTCTCCCGCCGCTACGGGCTCTAGAGAAATTCAGTCGAACGGGGGCAGCAGGATGGATGCGGACGTCATCGTGGTCGGTGCGGGCCTGGCCGGCCTGGTGGCCACCTACGAGCTGGTGCGGGCCGGGCGCACGGTGCTCGTCGTGGATCAGGAGAACGCCGACAACCTGGGCGGGCAGGCGTTCTGGTCC contains:
- a CDS encoding TetR/AcrR family transcriptional regulator, translating into MPKGPTKRRPRTLAKLLDAALEVFADRSFYGASIEEICDRAGYTRGAFYSNFTSKEELFLALFDRHSQQTLEGLAEAVTRAENAADPVMELAEWAGAQAPAERRWQLVSTEFSLLAARAPETAARLAQYEAEVRAGIVRLLELLFRHMGIQPQVDLELVARLAIAVREGGILQSLVEPDALPAGELERQFFPLLLRAVAAQQE
- a CDS encoding VOC family protein, whose translation is MPSPIRKVTIDCADPYELAKFWSQVIGEPLHPECESGDEEAFIETPDGQPGLLFLRVPEGKTVKNRIHLDLGPNGNTRDGEMARILGIGATFLSDFRTDDGKGFVVLTDPEGNEFCIERSDEELAAAGDSGDYEFKRTRRAEGPAACAMSKAPGRDR
- a CDS encoding SDR family oxidoreductase, with amino-acid sequence MSRSGAGVALVTGASSGIGRATAALLAERGYRVLGTCRDPESLRVDQQVPGVRYLPLDLTDPDSVASCAERAGAVDVLVNNAGQSQLAPFEELPPAVLEQQFASNVLGPVRLTQLLLPGMRERGYGRVVMVGSMQASFPMAFRSSYVASKAALKGFALAARKELEPFGVACTVVEPGQINTGISSRRDRFIADPSPYADRYFRVAESLDAGEAAGTPPARVAQTIVKAVEARQPKPLYAVGSNAPLVFALQRLLPRRTAERLVSRRYGL
- a CDS encoding NACHT domain-containing protein, whose amino-acid sequence is MAKRLSYADALKILGKDDSAVLDFAEQAADGALSVVGIPDLFGAGGAVVKHGRKLLTSVRERINGVGRLDRTQRITAAHTVLVIVAYFEAVEECLAEQDSPLTLNDLELTADEQVRLAGVSEDLLDGQHVPFPEAHGEFEINQLLLEEFYDLSLRSALYQFLTGLACWEALSTTDKGRLARILHTCVPGRALRRYAEGYRQLAVDVPEFGVWSMMREHQRTRARLDTGLAGLRDLLADMTTGATPGKQCAALSRRYAKALERPVLAADDAPADFTLPSLGKAYINPRGRVGRAVANSQPSTEEWVNDHPVIDDLQGVIAGTLTGPSAVTHPIVVLGQPGSGKSKLTQVLAARLPAADFLPVLVELRSVTADAPLQDQIEEGIYATIGERVSWPDLVRSAGDALPVVILDGFDELLQATGASQSDYLEQVRLFQEREAELDRPTAVIVTTRTAVANRARIPDGSLIVRLEPFDDHQIDRMIEVWNHANQDALERRGLRRLSAQTVLRYRDLAEQPLLLMMLLIYDADENALQRTDTEGAAMSDGRAYSGSSVPPPASSSRDQIAPGNPYSSGGGPTPPGRVEAGAGSKGELYEQLLTSFARREVRKHQPHLDDGGMEHAVDLELRRLEIVAVAMFTRRRQTVTADELNSDLSVLIPEMHVDARGTDLSGSVSDAHQVFGRFFFVHESQAQRDARTDSVYEFLHSTFGEFLVARHVTATLHDLVIDRANARRRRFSTPLDDGLLYAITSFAALSGRQAIVEFLGDIFERRFAQEPEERTEYRSLLLELFHEAPFPQPNRSFTDYAPVRLPIVTRQSTYTANLVLLLVLGGTKIAAAELFPDSQNPWKDWRVVANQWRGIVDHEWHGLVDVIRVRHDYTWRGEGSTHLELERGDDVNVGECIGFEIKANPFKGSAAVTDPYRITLAFEGVTSSLLRAAALRANGTAARTFLMLGPYLTHVSSDMLTWYTEFDASQDDAVWGELHDVMELRLAPLGDGSEERLRRYSRLLDTRWLGRLELLVLRQAAEDLRIGRASGTDPSYMADLSSEVWSYLGRVRKVVYGKRLSPKAVRPVLDALEPFFSEFLDELSHAPQQVFEGILGLAEANSPSEPDPEWHYTSSSGASGPGAPPSREAPADRAPLTGPGGPAPEIFRRRELPPATEQRRMTRSRRGQGRCASDSFTSSGRTSPIGSRSTAAATSS